From the genome of Streptacidiphilus rugosus AM-16, one region includes:
- a CDS encoding calcium:proton antiporter: MSDRLRRNALQWTVYAPVLALLALLATWGRALPWILVAVVACFLAAAVLAAVHHAEVIAHKVGEPFGSLVLAVAVTAIEVALILTLMADASDKNATLARDTVFAAVMITCNGIMGVCLLVGALRHRVAVYNSEGTGAALATVATLATLSLVLPRFTTSTPGPRFAAGQLAFAAVASVALYGLFVLTQTVRHRDYFLPLSRAGEVIDGDDHADPPTTRQAMASLGLLAVALVAVVGLAKVESPTIEKGVAAAGLPSSVVGVVIALLVLLPETIAAVRAARRDRVQTSLNLALGSAMASIGLTVPAVAVASIWMSGPLVLGLDPTAMVLLALTMVVGTLTVVPGRSTPLQGGVHLSILGAYLVLAVIP, translated from the coding sequence CCCTGGATCCTGGTGGCGGTGGTGGCCTGCTTCCTCGCGGCAGCGGTGCTCGCCGCCGTCCACCACGCCGAGGTGATCGCCCACAAGGTCGGCGAGCCGTTCGGCTCGCTCGTGCTCGCCGTCGCCGTCACCGCGATCGAGGTCGCCCTGATCCTCACGCTCATGGCGGACGCGAGCGACAAGAACGCCACCCTCGCCAGGGACACCGTCTTCGCCGCCGTGATGATCACCTGCAACGGCATCATGGGCGTCTGCCTGCTCGTCGGCGCGCTGCGGCACCGCGTCGCCGTCTACAACAGCGAGGGGACCGGCGCCGCGCTCGCCACCGTCGCGACGCTGGCCACGCTCAGCCTGGTGCTGCCCCGCTTCACCACCAGCACGCCGGGACCCCGCTTCGCCGCCGGCCAGCTCGCCTTCGCCGCGGTGGCCTCCGTCGCGCTCTACGGCCTCTTCGTGCTCACCCAGACGGTCCGCCACCGCGACTACTTCCTGCCGCTGAGCCGGGCGGGCGAGGTCATCGACGGAGACGACCACGCCGACCCGCCCACCACGAGGCAGGCGATGGCCAGCCTCGGGCTGCTCGCCGTCGCCCTGGTGGCGGTCGTCGGCCTGGCCAAGGTGGAGTCGCCCACGATCGAGAAGGGCGTCGCGGCGGCCGGACTGCCCTCCTCCGTGGTGGGCGTGGTGATCGCCCTGCTGGTGCTCCTGCCGGAGACCATCGCCGCGGTCCGCGCCGCCCGCCGCGACCGGGTCCAGACCAGCCTCAACCTCGCCCTCGGCTCGGCGATGGCCAGCATCGGCCTGACCGTCCCCGCGGTCGCGGTCGCCTCGATCTGGATGAGCGGCCCGCTCGTCCTCGGCCTCGACCCGACCGCCATGGTGCTGCTCGCCCTGACGATGGTCGTCGGCACCCTGACCGTCGTCCCCGGCCGGTCCACCCCCCTCCAGGGCGGCGTCCACCTCTCCATCCTGGGCGCCTACCTGGTGCTCGCCGTCATCCCCTGA